In one window of Nicotiana tabacum cultivar K326 chromosome 12, ASM71507v2, whole genome shotgun sequence DNA:
- the LOC107832596 gene encoding uncharacterized protein LOC107832596 has protein sequence MEKHIFLLILFFIFQYYSISISAASSNETDQQALLAFQNLVTSPTPFLAKDWTRNTSFCSWFGVTCSSKRQRVVALTLPNLHLQGKISPSLANLSFLRELNLANNNFHGSIPYGIGHLPRLRVIDIQNNQLQGNIPTSLFQHQRVQVISLAFNKFSGEMWKGPWYVPELRVLDLTNNSLTGIIPPTIGNATRLLNFSLSGNGINGNIPKEIGNLSQLTELSLTDNQLTGFIPATMFNISSLLAIHLRNNSLSGPLLSGKGNILSNLKFLSVSHNQISGRIPSNICQLRELEVLSISFNKIIGEIPKNIGCLAKLEEIYIGDNPISGTIPASLGNISTMQYLSCVNSHIEGPIPSEIGKLSNLRELDFDLNYLNGQIPKDIFNISSLEFIAFTSNKLSGRIPSTTGLHLPNLKEIVLGGNKLEGEIPPHIINASNILHLELTDNFFTGTIPTNLGNLQELQELLLSNNQLTNEPSEHELRFFNSLVDCRMLRWLEVSLNPLNGVLPNSIGNLSSTIEILDIADAHISGLIPKGIGNMTALTTLDFQGNNFTGSIPSEVGKLKQLQGLYLNNNKLHGHTSEVVCNLFNLVQLDLQDNELSGVVPECIGNLSMLQTLYLDSNKFSSMFPLSIWKMSGLLYLGVSRNSIEGQVSPDIGELKAIVELDLSGNNFSGMIPSEFGALQNLKSLNISNNSFSGPIPLSFANLISLEYLDLSGNALSGTIPRSLEKLSYLKSINVSFNDLEGEIPNGGIFATSTPQSFIGNKGLCGMHVLEVPACAITNPRHHPKSKKHLLKIIVPVVTSSFVIFLLASIWIMKRQKKEKSKDVEKVPEIRTYQLVSYWEIQRATNNFDGSNLIGVGGSGSVYKGTLSSGNVVAIKVLDLQNEEVCKRFDTECEVIRNVRHRNLVPVITTCCSDYIRAFVLPFMPNGSLDNCLYKEDFHLNLVQRVIIMLDVAVAIEYLHHGHHTPIVHCDLKPANILLDEEMVAYVSDFGISKILAVSKSMAHTKTLGTLGYIAPEFGSEGIVSTSGDVYSYGIMLMEVLTKRRPTDEEIFNENLCLRRWIKRAFPRTVMEVVDANLFHEGEQITCQSEICIASIIELALDCTKEKPESRISMKDVVKRLNKIKNTFLET, from the exons ATGGAGAAGCACATTTTCTTATTGATTCTTTTCTTTATATTTCAATATTACTCCATTTCAATATCAGCTGCTTCCTCAAATGAAACAGACCAACAAGCTCTACTAGCTTTCCAAAATCTTGTTACAAGTCCCACTCCTTTTTTGGCCAAGGATTGGACAAGGAATACTTCTTTTTGCTCTTGGTTTGGTGTCACTTGCAGTTCCAAAAGGCAAAGAGTTGTGGCCTTGACTCTTCCTAATTTGCATCTTCAAGGCAAAATTTCTCCATCTTTGGCCAATTTGTCCTTTCTCAGAGAGCTCAATCTTGCGAACAACAACTTCCACGGCAGCATCCCTTATGGCATTGGCCACTTGCCTCGCTTACGAGTGATTGATATTCAGAACAATCAGCTCCAAggaaatattccaacaagtctaTTTCAACACCAGAGAGTTCAAGTAATTTCATTGGCTTTCAATAAATTCAGTGGTGAAATGTGGAAAGGGCCATGGTATGTACCTGAACTCAGGGTCTTGGATCTCACCAACAATAGCCTCACAGGTATAATCCCTCCTACTATTGGAAATGCCACAAGGTTGTTGAACTTCAGTTTGTCAGGGAATGGAATCAACGGCAACATTCCAAAAGAGATTGGTAATTTAAGCCAACTTACAGAGCTTTCCTTGACTGATAACCAATTAACAGGTTTCATTCCCGCAACAATGTTTAACATCTCATCGCTACTTGCCATACATCTACGAAACAATAGTCTTTCTGGTCCTCTCTTGTCCGGTAAAGGGAATATTTTGTCGAATCTGAAGTTTTTAAGTGTATCTCACAATCAAATTTCTGGTCGCATTCCTTCCAACATTTGCCAACTCAGAGAGCTCGAAGTTTTGTCCATATCTTTCAATAAAATAATTGGAGAAATACCCAAAAATATTGGTTGTTTAGCGAAGCTCGAGGAGATATATATTGGTGATAATCCAATAAGTGGGACTATTCCTGCTTCATTGGGCAATATTTCCACTATGCAATATCTTTCTTGTGTAAACAGTCACATAGAGGGACCAATTCCTTCAGAAATAGGGAAGCTATCAAATTTGAGGGAGTTAGATTTTGATTTGAATTATCTTAATGGTCAAATTCCAAAGGATATTTTTAATATATCCTCTTTGGAGTTCATTGCTTTCACTTCCAACAAACTCTCAGGGAGAATTCCATCGACTACTGGTCTTCATCTTCCCAACCTCAAAGAAATTGTCTTGGGAGGCAATAAACTCGAAGGGGAAATTCCTCCGCACATCATAAATGCTTCCAACATACTTCACTTAGAGCTAACTGATAACTTTTTCACAGGCACTATTCCTACTAATTTGGGAAATCTTCAGGAGCTGCAAGAACTATTGCTAAGTAATAATCAACTTACGAATGAACCAAGTGAACACGAGCTGCGATTCTTTAATTCTTTGGTAGATTGTAGGATGCTACGATGGCTAGAAGTGAGTTTAAATCCATTGAATGGTGTTCTTCCCAATTCTATTGGGAATCTTTCATCTACTATTGAAATCCTTGATATAGCAGATGCACACATCAGTGGCCTCATCCCCAAAGGAATAGGCAATATGACCGCTCTAACAACCTTAGACTTTCAAGGAAACAACTTCACGGGAAGTATTCCTTCTGAAGTTGGTAAGCTTAAACAGCTCCAAGGGCTATATCTAAATAACAATAAATTACATGGGCATACTTCAGAGGTAGTATGTAATTTATTTAATTTGGTTCAATTAGATCTGCAAGATAATGAGCTCTCTGGTGTGGTTCCAGAATGCATAGGAAATCTTAGCATGTTACAAACGCTTTATTTGGATTCTAACAAATTTTCATCAATGTTTCCGCTGAGCATTTGGAAGATGAGTGGTCTTCTCTATCTAGGCGTATCACGAAATTCAATAGAGGGACAAGTTTCACCGGATATTGGAGAACTGAAGGCCATAGTAGAACTAGATCTTTCTGGTAACAACTTTTCGGGTATGATACCAAGCGAATTTGGTGCACTCCAAAACCTGAAGTCTCTTAACATATCCAACAATTCATTTTCGGGCCCAATTCCATTATCCTTTGCAAATTTGATAAGCTTGGAATACTTGGATTTGTCTGGAAATGCCTTGTCAGGTACAATTCCTAGGTCATTGGAAAAACTCTCATACCTAAAAAGCATCAATGTTTCATTTAATGATTTAGAAGGTGAAATACCCAATGGTGGTATCTTTGCAACTTCCACTCCCCAATCTTTCATAGGGAACAAAGGTTTATGCGGAATGCACGTGTTGGAAGTTCCTGCTTGCGCTATCACCAATCCTAGACATCATCCAAAGTCTAAGAAACATCTGCTGAAAATTATTGTTCCAGTGGTTACTTCATCCTTtgtgatattcttgttggcttcAATTTGGATAATGAAACGACAGAAGAAAGAAAAGTCCAAAGATGTAGAGAAGGTACCGGAGATTAGAACATATCAATTGGTTTCTTATTGGGAGATTCAACGTGCAACAAATAATTTTGATGGATCAAATTTAATTGGTGTGGGAGGATCTGGCTCCGTGTATAAAGGCACGTTATCTAGTGGAAATGTAGTAGCAATAAAGGTTCTGGATTTGCAAAATGAGGAAGTATGCAAGAGGTTTGATACCGAATGTGAAGTGATAAGAAATGTTAGGCATAGAAATCTTGTCCCCGTGATTACTACTTGTTGTAGTGACTACATAAGAGCCTTTGTTCTGCCATTTATGCCCAATGGAAGTCTTGATAATTGCTTGTACAAAGAAGATTTTCACTTGAACCTTGTTCAAAGAGTCATCATAATGCTTGATGTGGCTGTGGCAATTGAATACCTACATCACGGTCATCACACCCCCATTGTCCATTGCGACCTAAAGCCAGCCAATATTCTTTTGGATGAAGAAATGGTGGCATATGTTAGTGATTTTGGCATCTCCAAAATTTTAGCTGTAAGCAAGTCCATGGCACATACTAAGACATTAGGCACTCTTGGTTACATTGCACCAG AATTTGGCTCGGAGGGAATAGTATCTACTAGTGGTGATGTTTACAGCTACGGCATCATGTTGATGGAGGTTTTGACAAAAAGAAGACCAACTGATGAAGAGATATTCAATGAAAATCTTTGTTTGAGGCGGTGGATAAAACGAGCATTTCCAAGAACTGTGATGGAAGTTGTGGATGCCAATCTTTTTCACGAGGGAGAGCAAATCACTTGCCAAAGTGAAATCTGCATAGCTTCCATAATAGAGTTGGCTTTAGATTGCACAAAGGAAAAGCCAGAATCAAGGATATCCATGAAAGATGTAGTCAAGAGGCTTAACAAAATTAAGAACACATTTTTGGAAACATAA
- the LOC107813551 gene encoding uncharacterized protein LOC107813551 encodes MTSNTAESLNAVTKDARELTVVELLEYIRTLLECWTNEKLLNAKGTFIYLGKKYNKELEDNRTLSQKMRVRASTDYIHNVIDGVKRFIICLQNKICSCGQFQLDELPCAYALAALRHMNESYENYYSPYYKRESLL; translated from the exons ATGACATCAAACACTGCAGAGTCATTGAATGCGGTAACCAAAGATGCAAGAGAGCTGACCGTAGTAGAACTATTAGAGTACATAAGGACTCTTCTTGAATGTTGGACTAATGAAAAATTATTGAATGCAAAGGGTACGTTCATATACCTTGggaaaaaatacaacaaagagttgGAGGACAACAGGACATTATCGCAAAAGATGAGA gtgagggcttcaacaGATTACATCCATAATGTGATAGATGGTGTGAAGCGCTTCATTATTTGCCTTCAAAATAAGATATGTAGTTGTGGACAATTCCAGCTTGATGAACTTCCTTGTGCATATGCTTTGGCGGCTTTGAGGCACATGAACGAGTCTTATGAAAACTATTATTCTCCTTATTATAAGAGGGAGAGCCTTTTGTAG